GCCATTGCAACTGATGGGCCGTCACCCTACTCTTCCGGCACACCCCCACCGCACCGGGGCGCTCGTACGGTCTCACCCCTACGATCCGTGCGCGGTGCCGCGGGGCCGGCGCGCCGCGCGCCGGAGGGACAGCCATGTCCGACGACAGCGCTCGAAGAGCATCCTTCACCCGCCGCACGCTGCTGACCGGGGCCGCCGCCGCGGGGCTCGCCGCGGCAGCCGGATTGCAGCCCGCTCACCGCATTCCCGCAGGCAGTGCCGCGACCACCCTCACCCCTCCGCCCGGCTTTCCCGCGGGCATCCCGCTCTCCCAGCAAGCCTTCCGCAACTGGTCGTTGGAGATCATCGTCGAGGGGGTCTGGACCGCCTCTGCGCGCACCCCCGACGACGTGGTCGCTCTCGCCAACTGGGCCCATGAGCACGGCTACCGGCTACGGGCCCGGGGCAAGGGGCACACCTGGTCGCCGCTGGTGCTGCCCGCCGGGGCCGACACCAACCGCACGGTCATCGTCGACACCACGTCCCACCTCACCGCGGTCAGTGTGCACGGCGGCGGACCCGGGAGCGTCACCGCGCAGACGGGGGCGACCCTCGACACCATCCTCGCCCGCCTGGAGGAGGCAGGGCTCGGGCTCGCCACCACCACCGCGCCCGGCGACCTCACCATCGGCGGGGTGCTCGCCATCGGCGGCCACGGCACGGGACTGCCCACCGCCACCGAACACCCGCCCGCGGGGTCCGGCTTCGGCACCCTGAGCTCCCTGGTCACCTCCCTCACCGCCGTGGTGTGGAGCGCGACGGCGGGCCGCTATGTGCTCAAGACCTTCACCCGCTCCGACCCGGACATCCGCGCGTTCCTGGTCCATCTGGGCCGCGCGTTCCTCACCGAGGTGACGATGACCGCGGCGGCCAACACCCGGCTGCGCTGCCAGAATTGGTTCGATGTGAACGTGGGCACCGTCTTCGGTCCGCCCGGTACAGGCGGCCGCACGATCAGCTCCTACC
This Streptomyces decoyicus DNA region includes the following protein-coding sequences:
- a CDS encoding cholesterol oxidase substrate-binding domain-containing protein, which gives rise to MSDDSARRASFTRRTLLTGAAAAGLAAAAGLQPAHRIPAGSAATTLTPPPGFPAGIPLSQQAFRNWSLEIIVEGVWTASARTPDDVVALANWAHEHGYRLRARGKGHTWSPLVLPAGADTNRTVIVDTTSHLTAVSVHGGGPGSVTAQTGATLDTILARLEEAGLGLATTTAPGDLTIGGVLAIGGHGTGLPTATEHPPAGSGFGTLSSLVTSLTAVVWSATAGRYVLKTFTRSDPDIRAFLVHLGRAFLTEVTMTAAANTRLRCQNWFDVNVGTVFGPPGTGGRTISSYLERTGRIEAIWFPFTDVPWLKVWSPAPSKPLLAKQIDVPYAYTFANRVTEEMSGLLGEIAAGGGDKTPAFTKLAMSIVGSGLIVTGTWDVWGWSRNSLLYVEPSTLRIVEAGWAVLTSRANVQRVVGDFHSRYQSVLTAHQNRGSYPVNGPIELRITGTDPLDGPLLSPARARADHPEWDTVVWLDFATYPGTPGAAPFFRELEQWIWQTYTGSYATVRPEWSKGWAYTDGGPWTDPATLGGTVPAAFEDWRTARDTLNRHDPARVFSNAFLDTLLP